One genomic region from Terriglobia bacterium encodes:
- the modB gene encoding molybdate ABC transporter permease subunit — protein sequence METRALILSLRLALIVSLALLVLGLPLAYWIAYSRRSWKFLVEAVVSLPLVLPPTVLGFYLLVALGAQSPLGRWWQSLTGHTFAFTFEGLVIGSIIYSFPFAVQPFAASFAAVDRKLLAASATLGASSWKTFRRVILPLSLPGVITGFTLSFAHTLGEFGVVLMIGGNIPGATRTISIAIYDDVQALDYATANHAAIFLLLVSFIALALVYGLNRGRSSLRGATR from the coding sequence GTGGAAACTCGTGCCCTTATCCTCTCCCTTCGTTTGGCGCTGATCGTTTCCCTCGCCTTGCTTGTGCTCGGACTTCCGCTCGCCTACTGGATTGCGTACTCGCGCCGCAGCTGGAAATTCCTGGTAGAAGCAGTGGTGTCGCTGCCCCTGGTGCTCCCACCCACCGTTCTTGGCTTCTATCTTCTCGTCGCCCTGGGTGCGCAGAGTCCTCTGGGTCGCTGGTGGCAAAGTCTCACCGGGCACACATTTGCCTTCACCTTTGAAGGTCTCGTCATCGGATCGATCATCTATAGTTTTCCCTTCGCGGTTCAGCCATTCGCCGCATCGTTCGCCGCCGTTGATCGTAAACTTCTCGCCGCTTCCGCCACTCTCGGTGCGTCGTCGTGGAAGACCTTTCGCCGCGTCATTTTGCCGCTTTCGTTGCCCGGCGTAATCACCGGCTTCACGCTTTCATTCGCGCACACGCTGGGAGAATTCGGTGTCGTCCTCATGATCGGCGGCAACATTCCGGGTGCGACCCGCACAATCTCTATCGCCATCTACGACGACGTTCAGGCGCTCGATTACGCCACCGCAAACCACGCCGCGATATTCCTTTTGCTTGTTTCGTTTATCGCGCTCGCTCTCGTTTATGGGCTCAATCGCGGGCGCTCTTCACTTCGAGGGGCCACCCGTTGA
- a CDS encoding ATP-binding cassette domain-containing protein has protein sequence MSAKLQAGPSQAPNSRTLFASIDLAHGSSFRLQLEVTQAPGITILFGASGAGKTTLLESLAGLVSPDRGRIVVGDTTLFDSDQRINIAPQRRRCGYLFQTLALFPHMTVQENIEYGLSALPKSERRSRSNAILESFHVAPLAHRKPERISGGERQRVALARALVTDPAFLLLDEPLSGLDAVSKGRIIDDLRAWNCDHNIPILYVTHDHNEAFGLGDRVLVLESGRIVAEGTPHQVLDSPRRETVAQLAGFENVFDAVVQAQHEHDGTMTCRLVPPPARQSSADLGKDHKALERFFVESGIGGRSPLPQSQAPAPHVTLEVPLSRVEPGQELHVGIRAGDIMISVERPSGLSARNLIPAEILSITLQAATAILDTTASEDRSIHFIAHVTPRAVESLKLSVGDMIWLVLKTHSCHVMKNEDYFK, from the coding sequence TTGAGCGCAAAACTCCAGGCCGGGCCTTCGCAGGCACCAAACTCGCGAACCCTCTTCGCCTCCATCGATCTCGCGCATGGGAGTTCCTTCCGGCTGCAACTCGAAGTCACGCAGGCACCCGGCATTACCATCCTGTTCGGTGCCTCCGGGGCAGGGAAGACGACGCTGCTGGAAAGTCTCGCCGGACTGGTAAGTCCCGATCGCGGCCGAATCGTGGTCGGCGACACTACGTTGTTCGACAGCGATCAGCGCATCAACATCGCGCCGCAACGCCGCCGCTGCGGTTACCTGTTCCAGACTCTCGCCCTGTTCCCGCACATGACCGTACAGGAGAACATCGAGTACGGCCTCTCCGCGCTGCCAAAGTCCGAACGCCGTTCGCGCTCCAACGCAATCCTCGAGTCCTTCCACGTTGCCCCCCTCGCCCATCGTAAGCCCGAGAGGATCTCCGGCGGCGAGCGTCAGCGTGTCGCTCTGGCCCGCGCCCTCGTCACTGACCCCGCTTTCCTGCTCCTTGACGAACCTCTCTCCGGGCTGGACGCCGTCAGCAAAGGCCGCATTATTGACGACCTTCGAGCGTGGAACTGCGATCACAACATTCCCATCCTCTATGTAACCCACGATCACAACGAAGCATTCGGTCTCGGCGACCGCGTACTCGTACTCGAATCAGGCCGCATCGTCGCGGAAGGTACGCCGCACCAAGTGCTCGACAGCCCCCGTCGCGAAACCGTTGCACAACTAGCCGGTTTCGAAAATGTCTTCGATGCAGTTGTCCAGGCACAGCATGAACACGACGGAACTATGACCTGTCGCCTCGTCCCACCGCCTGCCCGACAATCGTCAGCAGATTTGGGTAAAGACCACAAAGCTCTTGAACGCTTCTTCGTCGAATCCGGAATCGGCGGACGTAGCCCGCTTCCACAAAGTCAGGCGCCTGCACCCCATGTCACGTTGGAGGTTCCGCTCTCGCGCGTCGAACCTGGGCAGGAACTTCACGTCGGAATCCGCGCTGGCGACATAATGATCTCAGTTGAACGTCCGAGTGGCCTCAGCGCGCGCAACCTGATTCCGGCTGAGATTCTTTCCATCACCCTTCAGGCCGCGACCGCAATCCTCGATACTACGGCCAGCGAAGATCGCTCGATCCATTTCATTGCGCACGTGACTCCCCGCGCCGTGGAATCTCTGAAATTGTCGGTTGGAGACATGATCTGGCTGGTGCTGAAAACTCATTCCTGCCACGTCATGAAGAACGAGGATTACTTTAAGTAG
- a CDS encoding rhomboid family intramembrane serine protease translates to MAIHCPECRFEFPPGMHPLPNQCPRCGAPLYFAQELPPPAPRPRRNYGFLRHSPTAAIIVICVIVFLIEMAMSHSEEITLPVLMKLGADSGVEVFSGQWWRLVTSMFLHGNLLHIGTNMWALFNIGLLAEILYGRRNFLILYFLCGLAGSVASAWWHPAEVGVGASGAIFGVAGALIPALKFQKNPRIAMAMKGALGSIVVFVFVNLAIGAGVPIIDNAAHVGGLIMGVVVGALLPSYTVEEERKKTGQALVVFASALALITAGALYARSKYAPILPRLEAQRFARTGKTKDAMAAYQRALKQNPKDERLAVEYGTYLDALKKYPEEIAVVKQLVADHPEDARYSAALCGAYLKNKQPDQAVAPCRKAVDMDPKNKAYLFTLGSTYLDLGQSADAVATFRKAYQLEPNGFGENFFLGIALLQDGQKLEAAERLKRAVELNPKDIAARQALKVAEKQ, encoded by the coding sequence ATGGCGATTCATTGTCCCGAGTGCCGGTTCGAATTTCCGCCGGGCATGCACCCGCTGCCAAACCAGTGTCCGCGGTGCGGGGCACCACTGTACTTTGCGCAGGAACTTCCGCCGCCGGCACCGCGGCCAAGGCGGAACTACGGATTTCTGCGACACTCGCCGACGGCGGCCATCATTGTGATCTGCGTGATCGTGTTCCTGATCGAGATGGCGATGAGCCACAGCGAGGAGATCACGCTACCAGTATTGATGAAGCTGGGAGCGGACTCTGGGGTGGAGGTGTTCTCAGGGCAGTGGTGGCGGCTGGTCACCTCAATGTTCCTGCACGGGAATCTGCTGCACATCGGGACGAACATGTGGGCGCTGTTTAATATTGGACTGCTGGCGGAGATTCTCTACGGACGACGGAACTTCCTCATACTGTATTTTTTGTGCGGACTGGCGGGTTCGGTGGCGAGTGCCTGGTGGCACCCGGCCGAGGTTGGGGTTGGCGCGTCGGGCGCGATCTTTGGAGTGGCGGGTGCTTTGATTCCGGCGCTGAAGTTCCAGAAGAATCCGCGGATCGCGATGGCGATGAAGGGAGCGCTGGGCAGCATCGTCGTGTTCGTATTTGTGAACCTGGCAATTGGAGCGGGGGTTCCGATCATCGATAATGCCGCGCACGTAGGCGGATTGATTATGGGAGTCGTGGTCGGGGCACTCCTGCCGTCGTACACGGTGGAAGAGGAGAGAAAGAAGACGGGCCAGGCGCTGGTGGTGTTCGCGTCGGCACTTGCGTTGATCACGGCGGGGGCACTCTACGCACGAAGCAAATATGCACCAATACTTCCGCGGCTCGAGGCACAAAGATTCGCACGGACGGGCAAGACGAAGGACGCCATGGCGGCTTATCAGCGGGCGCTCAAACAGAACCCGAAAGATGAGAGGCTGGCGGTGGAGTACGGGACATACCTGGATGCGCTGAAGAAGTATCCGGAAGAGATCGCGGTGGTGAAGCAACTGGTGGCGGATCATCCGGAGGATGCGCGGTACTCGGCGGCGTTGTGCGGGGCGTATCTGAAGAATAAGCAACCGGACCAAGCGGTTGCACCGTGCAGGAAAGCCGTGGACATGGATCCTAAAAACAAAGCGTACTTGTTCACGCTGGGATCAACCTATCTGGATTTGGGGCAGAGCGCGGATGCGGTGGCGACGTTCCGGAAGGCTTATCAGTTGGAGCCGAACGGGTTCGGTGAGAATTTCTTCCTGGGGATTGCATTGCTGCAAGATGGGCAGAAGTTGGAAGCAGCGGAACGACTGAAGCGGGCGGTGGAGTTGAATCCGAAGGACATCGCGGCGCGGCAGGCTTTGAAAGTGGCGGAGAAGCAGTAG
- a CDS encoding Lrp/AsnC ligand binding domain-containing protein — MKAYLVVTVNSGKARDIARVISSLPGVLMADACWGVGDVFAVLEFPNWSDLNNVVLEKIHHTPGVTHTETHVAIQD, encoded by the coding sequence ATGAAGGCTTATCTCGTCGTCACCGTCAATTCCGGAAAAGCGCGCGACATCGCCCGTGTCATCTCCTCATTACCGGGCGTTCTGATGGCCGACGCATGCTGGGGTGTCGGAGACGTCTTCGCAGTCCTCGAGTTTCCCAACTGGTCCGATCTCAACAATGTCGTCCTGGAAAAGATCCACCACACGCCCGGAGTTACCCACACCGAAACCCACGTCGCCATCCAGGACTGA
- a CDS encoding beta galactosidase jelly roll domain-containing protein, with the protein MRIIQLGILLSISMTVVRAFGQAPASRIDLHTGWTLQSSSKVKDDGATISRVGYRTDGWYKITVPATVLAAQVASGEFPDPYFGMNLRKIPGMAYAIGALFAHKPIPPDSPYACSWWYRTEFASPAGNHKVALHFDGINNRANIWLNGKKIADAKDIAGAYRTYEFDITPDIAPHQSNVLAVEVFSQTQNDLGINWVDWNPTPPDKDMGLWQAVYLTTSGPVEIRYPTVETHLPNGDKSPAELSVLAELKNLTDQPVTGTFLAELPELGLAVKKSIALDGRETKSITLTPGEFPQLAVKNAQLWWPAQMGIPFLYRLHTSFTVSNTISDSATSRIGIREVTSEMTPKGARLYKVNGKPILIRGGGWAPDMLLRQNSVRLRNEFQYVQDMNLNTIRLEGKLEDDEFFNLADEKGILVMAGWCCCDLWEEWERWNGDQLAVATESLRSQSLRLRSHPSLLMWLNGSDGPPPANVEAAYLQVLQETQWPNPIESSASQTPAELTGTSGVKMTGPYDYVPPSYWYIDQQHGGAYGFNTETGPGPAIPTAGSLAKFIPADHLWPIDDIWNFHAGSGNFKNLNKFNSALTATYGEVTSPQDFQRKSQAMTYDAERAMFEAYSRNKYTSTGVIQWMLNNAWPSLIWHLYDYYLQPAGGYFGTKKANEPVHIQYSYDDRSIVVVNSTYHPVAGLEASARLTDVNLKEEFAQRVPVTIGPDAVKTVFLLPDPPAGSTNVHFLQLRLTDEKGALISTNFYWLSTKKPEFDWPKTTYVSTPITWYEDFTALASLPQVRLNVTSSLHSETSGDVVHVHVKNPSKTLALQVRLAIDSDNNGTEILPVLWQDNYISLMPGEERTLKAKLPDRHLAGSGPVISISGWNIQSETIAIGPTSQRKNSAINQVRFSP; encoded by the coding sequence GTGCGGATAATTCAACTCGGCATTCTGCTTTCTATTTCCATGACGGTCGTTCGTGCGTTTGGGCAAGCACCTGCCAGCCGGATCGATCTTCATACCGGCTGGACCCTTCAATCCTCATCTAAGGTCAAGGACGACGGCGCGACAATCTCTCGTGTCGGCTATCGCACGGACGGTTGGTACAAGATTACGGTGCCGGCAACAGTTTTGGCTGCCCAGGTTGCTTCCGGCGAATTCCCAGATCCGTACTTCGGGATGAACCTCCGCAAGATACCTGGCATGGCATATGCCATTGGGGCTCTCTTCGCGCACAAGCCGATTCCGCCGGACAGTCCCTACGCTTGTTCCTGGTGGTACCGAACCGAGTTCGCGTCGCCCGCGGGCAATCACAAGGTGGCTCTGCACTTTGACGGCATCAACAATCGCGCCAATATTTGGCTGAACGGGAAGAAAATTGCCGACGCGAAGGACATCGCCGGCGCTTATCGGACATACGAATTCGATATCACCCCGGACATCGCACCGCACCAAAGCAATGTACTGGCAGTCGAGGTCTTTTCGCAGACGCAAAACGATCTCGGTATCAACTGGGTGGACTGGAATCCCACGCCGCCGGACAAGGACATGGGACTGTGGCAGGCCGTGTACCTGACCACGAGCGGTCCGGTCGAAATACGTTACCCAACGGTCGAAACCCATTTGCCCAACGGAGACAAGTCGCCCGCAGAATTGTCGGTCCTGGCCGAACTTAAGAACCTGACCGACCAACCGGTTACCGGAACCTTCCTCGCCGAACTGCCGGAACTAGGCCTCGCAGTAAAGAAGTCGATCGCGTTGGATGGCCGCGAAACGAAGTCCATTACACTCACGCCTGGAGAATTCCCGCAACTCGCCGTCAAGAACGCACAACTGTGGTGGCCCGCGCAGATGGGCATACCATTCCTCTACCGTTTGCACACTTCATTTACCGTGAGTAACACGATTTCCGATTCAGCCACCTCCCGAATTGGCATCCGTGAGGTCACCTCCGAGATGACTCCGAAAGGGGCGAGGCTATACAAGGTTAATGGCAAGCCGATCCTCATTCGAGGTGGCGGCTGGGCACCCGACATGCTGCTACGCCAAAATTCCGTGCGGCTGCGAAACGAATTTCAATATGTGCAGGACATGAACCTGAACACCATCCGCCTGGAAGGCAAACTGGAAGACGATGAATTCTTCAATCTCGCGGACGAAAAGGGAATTCTCGTCATGGCAGGGTGGTGTTGCTGCGATCTTTGGGAAGAGTGGGAGCGGTGGAATGGCGATCAACTGGCAGTTGCAACGGAGTCGCTTCGAAGTCAGAGCCTGCGTTTGCGCTCTCACCCGAGCCTGTTGATGTGGTTGAACGGCAGCGATGGTCCACCCCCGGCAAACGTTGAAGCCGCCTACCTGCAGGTGTTGCAGGAAACGCAGTGGCCCAATCCCATCGAATCTTCAGCATCACAAACGCCCGCCGAGCTCACTGGAACCTCCGGCGTGAAGATGACCGGGCCCTATGACTATGTCCCGCCCAGCTATTGGTACATAGACCAGCAACACGGCGGCGCCTATGGCTTCAACACGGAGACAGGGCCCGGACCTGCGATTCCGACCGCAGGCTCACTTGCAAAATTTATCCCAGCAGACCACCTGTGGCCCATCGACGACATCTGGAATTTCCACGCAGGGAGTGGCAATTTCAAGAACCTCAACAAGTTCAACTCCGCACTCACGGCGACGTACGGCGAGGTGACGAGCCCGCAGGATTTCCAACGCAAGTCGCAAGCCATGACCTATGACGCAGAACGCGCGATGTTCGAGGCTTACTCCCGCAATAAGTACACATCGACAGGCGTAATCCAGTGGATGCTGAACAATGCCTGGCCTTCCCTGATCTGGCATTTGTATGACTACTACCTGCAACCGGCGGGCGGATACTTCGGTACCAAGAAAGCGAACGAGCCTGTTCACATCCAATACTCTTACGACGACCGCTCAATCGTGGTCGTGAATAGCACGTATCATCCAGTGGCGGGTCTCGAGGCTTCGGCCCGCCTTACAGATGTAAACCTTAAGGAAGAGTTCGCTCAGAGGGTGCCGGTTACAATCGGTCCTGACGCTGTTAAGACTGTCTTCTTGCTTCCCGATCCTCCGGCAGGATCAACTAACGTCCATTTTCTGCAACTGAGGCTAACCGACGAAAAGGGTGCGCTCATCAGCACGAACTTCTATTGGCTTTCCACGAAGAAACCGGAATTCGACTGGCCAAAGACAACGTACGTTTCTACTCCGATTACTTGGTACGAAGATTTCACCGCACTGGCATCCTTACCGCAGGTGCGATTGAACGTAACGTCCAGCCTGCATTCAGAAACCAGTGGAGACGTGGTCCACGTTCATGTAAAGAACCCGTCGAAGACCCTTGCACTCCAGGTTCGCCTCGCAATCGACTCGGACAACAACGGCACGGAAATACTTCCGGTGCTCTGGCAAGACAACTACATCTCCCTGATGCCGGGTGAAGAACGGACGCTCAAGGCGAAACTCCCCGACCGCCACTTGGCCGGAAGTGGGCCCGTAATCTCGATTTCCGGATGGAACATCCAGTCAGAAACGATTGCGATCGGGCCAACATCCCAACGCAAGAATTCTGCCATCAACCAGGTCAGGTTTTCACCTTGA
- the aroF gene encoding 3-deoxy-7-phosphoheptulonate synthase yields the protein MLVVMKAHATEDQVRAVCDKIESLGFRPHSIPGAQRTAIGITGNQGEVNPAPLEELPGVQEVIRVSKPYKLVSKDIKEDKTVVKFPPLGAAQEEASIGGQELGVIAGPCAIENHDQAFAVAERIAKQGVKFFRGGAYKPRTSPYTFQGLGLEGLKIMAQVRDQYGLRIVTEAVDHESLELVEEWADVIQIGARNMQNYSLLKRAGRARKPVLLKRGMSATLEEFLMAAEYVMSEGNYEVILCERGVRTFADHTRNTLDLSVVPAVQRLSHLPILVDPSHGTGKRNKVTPLTRAGVAVGADGFIVEVHHDPDRALSDGAQSLFPEQFDELMAQVRLIAPVVNRTVAEPQSSRMQNVGATVTATGTARP from the coding sequence ATGCTTGTAGTAATGAAGGCCCACGCGACCGAGGATCAGGTCCGGGCGGTTTGTGACAAGATCGAGTCGCTGGGTTTTCGGCCGCATTCCATTCCCGGCGCTCAGCGAACGGCAATCGGTATCACCGGCAACCAGGGAGAGGTGAATCCTGCGCCGCTGGAAGAGCTGCCGGGCGTGCAGGAAGTCATACGTGTCAGCAAGCCTTACAAACTCGTCAGCAAGGACATTAAAGAAGATAAGACAGTGGTGAAGTTTCCACCGCTGGGGGCGGCTCAGGAAGAGGCGTCGATTGGCGGGCAGGAGCTGGGGGTCATTGCGGGGCCGTGCGCGATTGAGAACCATGACCAGGCGTTTGCAGTGGCGGAGCGCATCGCGAAGCAGGGCGTGAAGTTTTTCCGCGGGGGAGCGTACAAGCCGCGTACGTCGCCGTATACGTTCCAAGGGCTCGGGCTGGAGGGGCTGAAGATCATGGCGCAGGTTCGCGACCAGTATGGACTGCGTATCGTAACGGAAGCTGTGGATCACGAGTCGCTGGAACTGGTAGAGGAGTGGGCGGATGTGATCCAGATTGGCGCGCGCAACATGCAGAACTACTCGCTGCTGAAGCGCGCGGGGCGAGCACGGAAGCCGGTGCTGCTGAAGCGCGGGATGAGCGCTACCCTGGAAGAGTTTTTGATGGCGGCCGAGTACGTAATGAGCGAGGGGAATTACGAGGTTATCTTGTGCGAACGCGGGGTGCGGACCTTCGCGGATCACACGCGGAACACGCTGGACCTGAGCGTGGTTCCGGCGGTGCAGAGGTTGAGCCACTTGCCCATCCTGGTCGATCCGAGTCATGGGACGGGCAAGAGAAACAAGGTGACGCCGCTGACGCGCGCGGGAGTTGCGGTGGGGGCGGATGGATTCATCGTGGAAGTGCATCATGATCCGGACCGCGCATTGTCGGATGGGGCGCAGTCCCTATTCCCCGAGCAGTTTGACGAACTGATGGCGCAGGTCAGGTTGATCGCGCCGGTTGTGAATCGCACAGTCGCGGAGCCGCAGTCGAGCAGGATGCAGAATGTTGGAGCAACCGTGACCGCGACAGGCACGGCGAGGCCGTGA
- a CDS encoding beta-propeller fold lactonase family protein yields MANGKSNTVTVIDLATMQPVRTLNVGKSPTGLAANPKKPEVYVVNTESGTVSVIDSHSNQVTGTIAVQRTPYYISVTHDGRWGYVANAGSNTVSVIDLDKHRVAATIGVGLQPGLAKVSRDGSIVVVSNRGSDSVSIIDGESRKLRSTVATCRNPEDIAILPDESKAFVACTGANEVAAVDLKNARVLALLKVGGTPVSLALKPDGGEVFVCNYNAHTISAINTATNEVSESFLAGDDPADAVVSADNSLLYVSNMASDTVAVFDITTRKMLVSVRVGDGPDALALSPGETMLFVGDSGSGDTAVLRLDKRMDKKVTGPNPRLFTMIATGAQPRSVVIKGMEPQQAQQH; encoded by the coding sequence GTGGCTAACGGGAAAAGCAACACTGTGACCGTGATTGATCTCGCAACGATGCAACCGGTTCGGACGTTGAATGTGGGCAAGAGCCCGACGGGGCTGGCGGCGAATCCGAAGAAGCCGGAAGTTTATGTGGTAAATACGGAGTCGGGCACGGTGTCCGTGATCGACTCGCATTCGAACCAGGTGACGGGGACGATCGCGGTGCAACGGACGCCTTACTACATTTCCGTGACCCACGACGGGCGCTGGGGATATGTCGCGAACGCGGGTTCGAATACAGTCAGCGTGATTGACCTGGATAAGCACCGGGTGGCGGCGACGATCGGGGTCGGGTTGCAGCCGGGATTGGCGAAGGTTTCGCGCGACGGAAGCATTGTGGTGGTATCGAATCGCGGGTCGGACTCGGTCAGCATTATCGACGGTGAAAGTCGCAAACTCCGGTCGACAGTGGCAACGTGCCGCAACCCGGAAGATATTGCCATCCTGCCGGACGAGTCGAAGGCGTTCGTGGCGTGTACGGGAGCGAATGAGGTCGCGGCGGTAGACCTGAAGAACGCTCGGGTGCTGGCGCTGCTGAAAGTCGGCGGGACTCCGGTGAGCCTGGCTCTGAAGCCGGATGGCGGCGAGGTCTTCGTGTGCAACTACAACGCGCACACGATTTCGGCGATCAACACTGCGACCAATGAAGTGAGCGAGAGTTTTCTTGCGGGCGACGATCCGGCGGACGCAGTGGTGAGCGCAGACAATTCCCTGCTCTACGTGAGCAATATGGCGTCGGATACTGTCGCTGTCTTCGACATCACCACGCGGAAGATGCTGGTGAGCGTGCGCGTGGGCGACGGCCCGGATGCCCTGGCACTCTCGCCGGGAGAGACAATGCTGTTCGTGGGAGACTCCGGGTCGGGCGACACGGCCGTTCTGCGACTGGACAAACGCATGGATAAGAAGGTCACCGGGCCGAATCCTCGACTGTTCACGATGATCGCGACGGGAGCCCAACCGCGTTCGGTGGTGATCAAAGGGATGGAGCCGCAACAAGCGCAACAACACTAA
- a CDS encoding UDP-N-acetylmuramate dehydrogenase, with translation MQFSENLPLGPMTTLGVGGASRWFAEALTEEELRAAVEWAGECRLPLFVLGGGSNLVVSDAGWPGLTVRVGLRGVKQRSEGGREVFEVGAGEDWDTLVARAVAADCAGIECLSGIPGTVGGTPVQNVGAYGQDVSETIVEVRALELANGEYRDFTNQECGFAYRTSRFNTVDRERFVITRVTFALTQGGRPKIEYADLQKRFAGRNRASLSEVRDAVREIRRSKAMLIVEGDEDCRSAGSFFKNPVVNLATYQRVAEQVAPRGLVPPRYPAGEGRVKLAAAWLVEQSGFAKGFTSGRVGISRKHALAIVNRGGATSAEIIALKDQIQRAVREGFGVELVPEPVFVGF, from the coding sequence ATGCAATTCTCGGAAAACCTACCACTGGGGCCGATGACTACGTTGGGAGTCGGCGGGGCGTCGCGATGGTTTGCGGAGGCGCTTACCGAGGAAGAATTGCGGGCTGCGGTGGAGTGGGCCGGCGAGTGCAGGCTTCCACTGTTTGTTCTTGGCGGCGGGAGCAACCTGGTGGTTTCTGATGCGGGGTGGCCGGGACTGACAGTGCGAGTGGGGCTGCGCGGAGTGAAGCAGCGAAGTGAAGGTGGCCGCGAGGTCTTCGAGGTTGGCGCAGGCGAGGATTGGGATACGCTGGTGGCGCGTGCCGTCGCCGCTGATTGCGCCGGGATCGAGTGCCTGAGCGGCATTCCGGGGACAGTGGGCGGAACGCCAGTGCAGAACGTCGGCGCATACGGGCAGGATGTTAGCGAGACGATCGTTGAGGTTCGCGCGCTGGAGTTGGCGAACGGTGAGTATCGCGACTTCACGAATCAAGAGTGTGGGTTCGCCTACCGGACCAGCCGGTTCAACACGGTGGATCGCGAAAGGTTCGTGATTACGCGGGTGACGTTTGCTCTTACGCAAGGTGGACGTCCGAAGATTGAATACGCAGATTTGCAGAAGCGTTTTGCCGGGCGAAACCGGGCATCGCTGAGCGAGGTTCGCGATGCGGTGCGGGAGATTCGGCGAAGCAAAGCAATGCTGATTGTTGAAGGCGATGAGGATTGCAGGAGCGCGGGATCGTTTTTCAAGAATCCGGTCGTCAATTTGGCCACATACCAGAGGGTCGCGGAGCAGGTGGCCCCGAGGGGCTTGGTGCCGCCGAGGTATCCGGCGGGCGAGGGGCGGGTGAAACTCGCAGCGGCGTGGCTGGTGGAGCAGAGCGGATTCGCGAAGGGGTTCACGTCGGGCCGAGTCGGGATTTCACGCAAGCATGCTCTGGCGATCGTGAACCGTGGCGGAGCCACGTCAGCGGAGATCATCGCGCTGAAGGATCAAATTCAGCGCGCGGTTCGGGAGGGGTTTGGGGTTGAATTGGTTCCCGAGCCGGTGTTTGTGGGGTTCTGA
- a CDS encoding BrxA/BrxB family bacilliredoxin, with translation MYPELMVIPMREELTRLGVKEVRSADAVDEALKEKGTTMLIVNSICGCAAGKMRPAVRLALQQSSAKPDQSITVFAGQDQEATVRARMFFVGQAPSSPSIGLLRDGKLVYFMPRSAIESRDALAIASELSAAFQQHCTEQVQG, from the coding sequence ATGTACCCCGAACTGATGGTGATCCCCATGCGCGAAGAATTGACGCGCCTGGGCGTGAAGGAAGTGCGCAGCGCTGACGCAGTCGACGAGGCCCTGAAAGAGAAGGGCACGACCATGCTGATCGTGAATTCCATCTGCGGATGCGCTGCTGGAAAGATGCGCCCCGCCGTGCGTCTCGCGCTCCAGCAGTCCTCAGCGAAGCCTGACCAGAGCATCACCGTGTTCGCGGGACAGGATCAGGAAGCCACTGTTCGCGCCCGAATGTTCTTTGTCGGACAGGCACCATCGTCGCCATCCATCGGCCTCCTGCGCGACGGCAAACTCGTCTATTTTATGCCGCGCTCAGCCATTGAATCTCGCGACGCCCTTGCGATCGCCAGCGAACTCTCCGCCGCCTTCCAGCAACACTGCACCGAGCAGGTGCAGGGATAG